In Halorussus limi, a genomic segment contains:
- the cmk gene encoding (d)CMP kinase, with protein sequence MLITVSGPPGSGKSTTASELAATLGFDHISGGDIFRELADERDYTTLEFNKLAEEDDQIDRDLDRRLQQIAAERDDVVLESRLAGWLAGDHADFRIWLDAPLEVRAERIADREGKSVEATREETAARQGSEAERYLEYYGIDITDLTIYDLSVNTARWDAPAVLDMLVTAIEEYDPETDEGRYPVDTDYDF encoded by the coding sequence ATGCTAATTACGGTCTCCGGACCACCGGGTAGCGGCAAGAGCACGACCGCCTCCGAACTGGCGGCGACGCTCGGCTTCGACCACATCAGCGGCGGGGACATCTTCCGCGAACTCGCCGACGAGCGAGACTACACCACCTTGGAGTTCAACAAACTCGCCGAGGAGGACGACCAGATAGACCGGGACCTCGACCGCCGCCTCCAGCAGATAGCCGCCGAACGCGACGACGTGGTGCTGGAGTCGCGCCTCGCCGGGTGGCTGGCGGGCGACCACGCCGACTTCCGCATCTGGCTCGACGCGCCGCTGGAAGTCCGCGCCGAACGCATCGCCGACCGCGAGGGGAAGTCTGTCGAGGCGACCCGCGAGGAGACCGCGGCCCGGCAGGGCAGCGAGGCCGAGCGCTATCTGGAGTACTACGGCATCGACATCACCGACCTCACTATCTACGACCTCTCGGTCAACACTGCTCGATGGGACGCCCCCGCGGTGCTGGACATGCTCGTGACCGCAATCGAGGAGTACGACCCCGAGACCGACGAGGGCAGGTACCCGGTGGACACCGATTACGATTTCTGA
- a CDS encoding RNA-guided pseudouridylation complex pseudouridine synthase subunit Cbf5, whose amino-acid sequence MLRGPPDERSPDELLAFGVVNLDKPPGPSAHQVAAWVRDMAGEAVASVERADRRAEPIDQAAHAGTLDPKVTGCLPVLTGAATRLSQVFLEGAKEYVAVLELHDDAPADVEDVVAEFEGPLYQKPPRKSAVARRLRVREIYDLDALEVTDRRVLLRIRCESGTYIRKLCHDLGLALGTGAHMGDLRRTATDPFDDSTLATMEDLADGLARWREGEARSDEPRAAGSDDWLREVVSPAERALTHLPAVTIAPSAAEQVARGAQVYAPGVIEAEDAEEGQLVACFTPEDAAVCLGTMVGDADAESGVVVELERVLV is encoded by the coding sequence ATGCTCCGCGGACCCCCAGACGAACGGTCGCCCGACGAACTGCTCGCCTTCGGCGTCGTGAACCTCGACAAGCCGCCCGGCCCCTCGGCCCACCAGGTCGCGGCGTGGGTCCGCGACATGGCGGGGGAGGCCGTGGCCTCCGTAGAGCGCGCCGACCGGCGCGCGGAACCTATCGACCAGGCCGCCCACGCCGGTACGCTCGACCCGAAGGTCACGGGCTGTCTCCCGGTCCTGACCGGCGCGGCGACCCGACTCTCGCAGGTGTTCCTCGAAGGTGCCAAGGAGTACGTCGCAGTGCTGGAACTCCACGACGACGCGCCCGCCGACGTGGAGGACGTCGTCGCAGAGTTCGAAGGGCCGCTCTATCAGAAACCACCGCGAAAGAGCGCGGTCGCCCGCCGACTGCGCGTCCGGGAAATCTACGACCTCGACGCGCTGGAGGTGACGGACCGCCGAGTCCTGCTCCGGATTCGCTGCGAGAGCGGGACGTATATCCGGAAGCTCTGTCACGACCTCGGACTCGCGCTCGGGACGGGCGCGCACATGGGCGACCTCCGCCGGACCGCGACCGACCCCTTCGACGATTCGACGCTGGCGACGATGGAGGACCTCGCGGACGGGTTAGCGAGGTGGCGCGAGGGCGAGGCGCGAAGCGACGAACCGCGAGCAGCGGGGAGCGACGACTGGCTCCGAGAGGTCGTCAGCCCGGCCGAGCGCGCGCTGACGCACCTCCCCGCGGTGACGATTGCGCCGAGCGCGGCCGAACAGGTCGCGCGGGGCGCGCAGGTGTACGCGCCGGGAGTCATCGAGGCCGAAGACGCCGAGGAGGGGCAGTTGGTCGCGTGCTTCACGCCGGAAGACGCCGCGGTCTGTCTGGGAACGATGGTCGGCGACGCGGACGCGGAATCGGGGGTAGTGGTGGAGTTAGAGCGCGTGTTGGTGTAG
- a CDS encoding DUF106 domain-containing protein produces the protein MARTADKIESLIADDSAMADALAVVYDRTDGGSERIEWADVNDDLTSGQWGRLIEKDVLESVGDEFRIADPDAVEAALDDEPTATVSTATPDVDADDDVEESSWTTWDKLAAVGAGGLFLGYSQQPIRNIVGSTVEIFIGPVDKVLPFYIVVLVVALLTGLFSTLLQANLMDMEKMSAYQDRMKDIQEKRKQARERGDDEALEQIREEQMDAMGDQLGMFKEQFRPMVWTMFVTIPVFLWIYWMVLDGHVAPGEFRIVAPLVGEAKWTAKILGPMQMWIVWYFLCSMSLTQLIRKSLNIQTTPT, from the coding sequence ATGGCACGGACCGCGGACAAAATCGAGTCGCTCATCGCCGACGATTCGGCGATGGCCGACGCCTTGGCGGTCGTCTACGACCGCACCGACGGCGGCTCCGAGCGCATCGAGTGGGCCGACGTCAACGACGACCTCACGAGCGGTCAGTGGGGCCGACTCATCGAAAAGGACGTGTTGGAGAGCGTCGGCGACGAGTTCCGAATCGCCGACCCCGACGCAGTCGAGGCGGCGCTGGACGACGAACCGACCGCGACGGTCTCGACGGCGACGCCGGACGTCGACGCCGACGACGACGTCGAGGAGTCGTCGTGGACCACGTGGGACAAACTCGCCGCGGTCGGCGCCGGCGGACTGTTCCTCGGCTACTCCCAGCAGCCGATTCGCAACATCGTGGGGAGTACGGTCGAAATCTTCATCGGTCCCGTCGACAAGGTGTTGCCCTTCTACATCGTCGTGTTGGTCGTCGCTCTCCTGACCGGCCTGTTCAGCACCCTCCTGCAGGCGAACCTGATGGACATGGAGAAGATGAGCGCGTATCAGGACCGCATGAAGGACATCCAGGAGAAGCGCAAGCAGGCCCGCGAGCGCGGCGACGACGAGGCGCTCGAACAGATTCGCGAGGAGCAGATGGACGCCATGGGCGACCAACTCGGCATGTTCAAAGAGCAGTTCCGCCCGATGGTCTGGACGATGTTCGTCACCATCCCCGTCTTCCTCTGGATATACTGGATGGTGCTGGACGGCCACGTGGCTCCGGGCGAGTTCCGAATCGTCGCACCGCTCGTCGGCGAGGCCAAGTGGACCGCGAAGATCCTCGGCCCGATGCAGATGTGGATCGTCTGGTACTTCCTCTGCTCGATGAGCCTGACCCAACTCATCCGGAAGTCGCTGAACATCCAGACGACCCCGACCTGA
- a CDS encoding GNAT family N-acetyltransferase → MPEQTFLEGNRVTLCVPRESDVAFLVENENHPAVRATRSATAPTGPDDVRRRLGGTLGRSDDTVSLVVRADGERVGHVLLIRERPNDPTYRRAELAYWVAPDAQGNGYATDAAGSLLDHGFDRLGLHKVTAKAFADNAASRRVLEKLHFEREGVFRDEAFVGGEFVDVVRYGLLADEWRAAGT, encoded by the coding sequence ATGCCCGAACAGACGTTTCTCGAAGGCAACCGCGTGACTCTCTGCGTTCCCCGGGAGTCCGACGTGGCGTTTCTGGTCGAAAACGAGAACCACCCCGCGGTCCGAGCAACCCGGAGCGCCACCGCACCGACCGGCCCCGACGACGTGCGCCGCCGACTGGGCGGGACGCTCGGCCGCAGCGACGACACCGTCTCGCTCGTGGTCCGGGCCGACGGCGAGCGCGTCGGCCACGTCCTCCTCATACGCGAGCGACCGAACGACCCGACTTACCGCCGGGCGGAACTGGCCTACTGGGTCGCGCCCGACGCGCAGGGGAACGGCTACGCCACCGACGCGGCCGGGAGTCTGCTCGACCACGGATTCGACCGCCTCGGTCTCCACAAGGTGACGGCGAAGGCGTTCGCCGACAACGCGGCGTCCCGGCGCGTGCTGGAGAAACTGCACTTCGAGCGAGAGGGCGTCTTCCGCGACGAGGCGTTCGTCGGCGGCGAGTTCGTGGACGTGGTGCGCTACGGACTGCTGGCCGACGAGTGGCGCGCGGCGGGGACGTAG
- the ilvD gene encoding dihydroxy-acid dehydratase, which produces MTEKPGNLRSSEVTDGVERAPHRAMFRAMGYDDADLSSPMVGVANPAADITPCNVHLDDVAASAYEGVDSAGGMPIEFGTITISDAISMGTEGMRASLISREVIADSVELVAFGERMDGLVTVGGCDKNLPGMMMAAIRTDLPSVFLYGGSIMPGEHDGREVTVQNVFEGVGAVAQGEMSEDELDDLERHACPGAGSCGGMFTANTMASISEALGLAPLGSAGAPAEFDERYEVAERSGELVLDCIENDRRPSDILDKRSFENAIALQVAIGGSTNGVLHLLALAAEAGVDLDIEEFDAISRRTPKIANLQPGGERVMYDLYEQGGVPVVIRRLVDAGLFDGDAMTVTGRTISEELEQLDLPEDSEIDAEFIRPVSDPFHEEGAIKILTGNLAPDGGVLKVTGEDDFRHEGPARVFEAEEDAMRYVQEGRIESGDVIVIRNEGPRGGPGMREMLGVTSAVVGAGHEDDVAMVTDGRFSGATRGPMIGHVAPESFDGGPIGALEDGDHVTIDIPDRTLEVDLSDDELDARLDARDDPEPAYRNGVLAKYGATFDSAANGAVTNPGVKHD; this is translated from the coding sequence ATGACCGAGAAACCCGGAAATCTGCGGAGCAGCGAAGTCACTGACGGCGTCGAGCGGGCGCCGCACCGCGCGATGTTCCGCGCGATGGGGTACGACGACGCCGACCTCTCGTCGCCGATGGTGGGCGTCGCCAACCCCGCGGCCGACATCACGCCGTGCAACGTCCACTTGGACGACGTGGCCGCCTCGGCCTACGAGGGCGTCGACTCGGCGGGCGGGATGCCTATCGAGTTCGGCACCATCACCATCTCGGACGCCATCTCGATGGGGACCGAGGGGATGCGCGCGTCCCTGATTTCGCGCGAGGTCATCGCCGACTCGGTGGAACTGGTCGCGTTCGGCGAGCGCATGGACGGTCTGGTCACGGTCGGCGGGTGCGACAAGAACCTGCCGGGGATGATGATGGCCGCGATTCGGACCGACCTGCCCTCCGTCTTCCTCTACGGCGGGTCCATCATGCCCGGCGAACACGACGGCCGGGAGGTCACCGTCCAGAACGTCTTCGAGGGCGTCGGCGCGGTCGCCCAGGGCGAGATGAGCGAGGACGAACTCGACGACCTCGAACGCCACGCCTGCCCCGGCGCGGGGTCCTGCGGCGGGATGTTCACCGCGAACACGATGGCCTCCATCTCGGAGGCGCTCGGTCTCGCACCGCTCGGGAGCGCCGGCGCGCCCGCGGAGTTCGACGAGCGATACGAAGTCGCCGAGCGGTCGGGCGAACTCGTCCTCGACTGCATCGAGAACGACCGCAGGCCCTCCGACATCCTCGACAAGCGGTCGTTCGAGAACGCCATCGCGCTACAGGTCGCCATCGGCGGGTCGACCAACGGCGTCCTCCACCTGCTCGCGCTCGCGGCCGAGGCCGGCGTGGACCTCGACATCGAGGAGTTCGACGCAATCTCGCGCCGGACGCCCAAGATAGCCAACCTCCAACCCGGCGGCGAGCGGGTGATGTACGACCTCTACGAGCAGGGCGGCGTGCCCGTCGTGATTCGCCGCCTCGTGGACGCGGGACTGTTCGACGGCGACGCGATGACCGTGACGGGTCGGACGATTTCGGAGGAACTGGAACAACTTGATTTGCCGGAAGATTCGGAAATCGACGCCGAGTTCATCCGGCCCGTCTCCGACCCCTTCCACGAGGAGGGAGCCATCAAGATTCTCACCGGCAATCTCGCGCCCGACGGCGGGGTCCTGAAGGTCACTGGTGAGGACGACTTCCGCCACGAGGGACCCGCCCGCGTCTTCGAGGCCGAGGAGGACGCGATGCGCTACGTCCAAGAGGGCCGCATCGAGTCGGGCGACGTCATCGTCATCCGCAACGAGGGACCGCGAGGCGGTCCCGGCATGCGCGAGATGCTCGGCGTCACCTCCGCTGTCGTCGGCGCGGGCCACGAGGACGACGTGGCGATGGTGACCGACGGCCGGTTCTCGGGCGCGACCCGCGGGCCGATGATCGGTCACGTCGCGCCGGAGTCGTTCGACGGCGGTCCCATCGGCGCGCTGGAGGACGGCGACCACGTCACCATCGACATCCCCGACCGAACGCTCGAAGTCGACCTCTCGGACGACGAACTTGACGCCCGACTCGACGCCCGCGACGACCCGGAACCGGCCTACCGGAACGGCGTGCTGGCGAAGTACGGCGCGACGTTCGACTCCGCGGCGAACGGTGCCGTGACGAATCCGGGCGTGAAGCACGACTAG
- a CDS encoding PGF-CTERM sorting domain-containing protein produces MSVGNTAPSVSVPDATINDTASASTIEVAYNARGHADLSDLKLRVAGPNFTAEATKSSKAGINQTLSSTSDVVAFTIPKDAYGGGAFRFSAFLFNESSGEIVADDFSTVTVESPVSVSNVSVSPSTAYAENNVSVEVTLDNGGSSAEPFTVAVSAGRERVRRVTVPAGGTTETFNVSFEEAGERYVRVNVEPTKSVTIEPNPIETRAVTASETALKTYQNVTVNATLHNPTSSSVSKSVELEAYDPDYGFRTLVATETVTLDAGETRNVSFVRHFEYATTKRFYVSSKSTEQINVTENPVNVLTDETTVGSDVSAGESSEINVSLYNSGERTASKLVFLEWGGSKQLVGNVTVDPGQTETVSFSPTFDVGGTHPISVNERGVGVVNVSVPSVTVTSYDVAATDVYLADDIETSATVENTGGSAREFVVTAVAERRNEDSWRYRSKTVSVGAGENRTVNLTASVYRPGTYDVRVNERAPTAVTAEYAVKTRSASLSADVVSVGENVTVTQTYENPTNETRSRRVSVSAYSRDGSSQYESRELVLGSGKTATETFNFSFESTGRKYVWFNQTSHQLIVRNETGGTPNLTLSRVYPPSNPVNNTTAGVYAEVTNDGDGAAVRSVNLTIDGAVVDSRSIYVPANESASVFLEHRFTEEGNFSGAIVFGDGKRHTFDGTVRGSVLVSDSVSVDFLGGTRPSTSPTAHAEYNGGFVNAWLSSGDRYDYDLSELGVDNSSRFEISFTVRNYTPRTVIGRGQGLEWTTSEGPTENTTNVTVEVQPSQLDYKTEFSGSYPSSPAEWSANVKNDSADIGFDAAVMLGVGTVQDGLAGENASAVTGMQVTTDAQMYSMPRYVDGSDGTRPHLEISLAAPHRTAEGRLNYGHYDAFLPNSLLDAWGVTDPKSQLQASFTGQDVHSDVTVVKSGAYVNVSLHYSTGTLTIAKRSSSSDDASGASASVGGIGGTSADETTTETTAAATTTVKPTPMETSTATTTGAAPTTETTATYTTEAATTETATASSDGGVPGFGASVTLVSIVAGALLALRRSDRA; encoded by the coding sequence GTGAGCGTCGGAAACACGGCGCCGAGCGTCTCAGTCCCGGACGCGACGATAAACGACACCGCTTCGGCGTCGACCATCGAAGTCGCGTACAACGCGAGGGGTCACGCGGACCTGAGCGACCTGAAACTACGGGTGGCCGGTCCGAACTTCACCGCTGAAGCGACGAAGTCCTCGAAAGCGGGAATCAATCAGACGCTGTCCTCCACCAGCGACGTCGTGGCGTTCACGATTCCGAAGGACGCCTACGGCGGCGGTGCGTTCCGGTTCTCGGCGTTCCTGTTCAACGAGTCCTCGGGTGAAATCGTGGCTGACGACTTCTCGACCGTCACGGTCGAGTCGCCCGTCAGCGTGTCCAACGTCAGCGTCTCCCCGTCGACGGCCTACGCCGAGAACAACGTGAGCGTTGAGGTCACCCTCGACAACGGCGGGAGTTCCGCGGAACCGTTCACGGTCGCCGTCTCGGCCGGTCGCGAGCGCGTCCGCAGAGTAACGGTCCCCGCCGGCGGAACGACCGAGACGTTCAACGTCTCGTTCGAGGAAGCGGGAGAGCGATACGTCCGAGTCAACGTCGAACCGACGAAGTCGGTCACTATCGAACCGAACCCGATCGAAACGCGGGCGGTGACCGCGTCCGAGACCGCCCTGAAGACGTACCAGAACGTCACCGTCAACGCGACGTTGCACAATCCCACGTCGTCGTCGGTCAGCAAGAGTGTCGAACTGGAGGCGTACGATCCCGATTACGGCTTCCGGACGCTGGTCGCCACCGAGACGGTCACGCTGGACGCCGGGGAGACGCGGAACGTCTCGTTCGTCCGCCACTTCGAGTACGCCACGACGAAGCGGTTCTACGTCTCCTCGAAGTCAACCGAGCAGATAAACGTGACCGAGAACCCGGTGAACGTCCTCACCGACGAGACCACTGTCGGTAGTGACGTTTCGGCGGGTGAGTCCAGCGAGATCAACGTCTCGCTGTACAACAGCGGCGAGCGGACGGCCTCGAAACTCGTCTTCCTCGAATGGGGCGGGTCGAAGCAACTCGTCGGGAACGTCACCGTCGACCCCGGTCAGACGGAGACAGTTTCGTTCTCCCCGACCTTCGACGTCGGCGGAACCCACCCGATATCCGTGAACGAACGCGGCGTCGGCGTCGTCAACGTGAGCGTTCCGAGCGTGACGGTAACGAGCTACGACGTTGCCGCGACCGACGTCTACCTCGCGGACGATATCGAAACGAGTGCGACCGTCGAGAACACCGGTGGCTCCGCGCGGGAGTTCGTCGTGACGGCAGTCGCCGAGAGACGGAACGAGGATTCGTGGCGGTACCGCTCCAAGACGGTCTCCGTCGGGGCTGGCGAGAATCGGACGGTCAACCTCACGGCCTCGGTGTATCGCCCCGGTACGTACGACGTGCGAGTCAACGAGCGCGCGCCGACGGCGGTAACGGCCGAGTACGCCGTCAAGACCAGAAGCGCGTCGCTTTCCGCCGACGTGGTCAGCGTCGGTGAGAACGTCACGGTCACCCAGACGTACGAGAACCCCACGAACGAGACGCGGAGTCGGCGAGTGTCCGTCTCGGCGTACTCCCGCGACGGATCGAGTCAGTACGAAAGCCGCGAACTCGTACTCGGTTCGGGGAAAACCGCGACTGAAACGTTCAACTTCAGCTTCGAGTCGACGGGCCGCAAGTACGTCTGGTTCAACCAGACCAGCCACCAACTTATCGTCAGGAACGAGACGGGCGGAACACCGAACCTGACCCTCTCGCGGGTGTACCCCCCGAGCAATCCCGTCAACAACACTACGGCTGGAGTCTACGCCGAAGTGACCAACGACGGTGATGGCGCCGCGGTTCGGTCCGTCAACCTGACCATCGACGGCGCGGTCGTAGACTCGCGGTCCATTTACGTGCCCGCGAACGAGTCGGCGTCGGTGTTCCTCGAACACCGCTTCACAGAAGAGGGCAACTTCAGCGGTGCCATCGTCTTCGGGGACGGAAAGCGCCACACGTTCGACGGAACGGTTCGAGGGTCCGTCCTCGTCTCGGACAGCGTCAGCGTGGACTTCCTCGGCGGGACTCGCCCGTCCACCTCACCGACCGCCCACGCGGAGTACAACGGTGGGTTCGTCAACGCTTGGCTCTCGTCGGGCGATCGCTACGACTACGATCTCTCGGAACTGGGCGTCGATAACAGCTCTCGCTTCGAGATCAGCTTCACCGTCCGGAACTACACGCCCCGTACCGTGATCGGTCGCGGTCAGGGGCTCGAATGGACGACGTCCGAGGGCCCGACGGAGAACACGACGAACGTCACCGTCGAGGTTCAGCCGTCGCAGTTAGACTACAAGACCGAGTTCTCGGGTAGTTACCCGAGTAGCCCCGCCGAGTGGTCCGCCAACGTCAAGAACGACTCGGCGGACATCGGATTCGACGCCGCCGTCATGCTCGGCGTCGGGACTGTCCAAGACGGTCTTGCGGGCGAGAACGCGAGCGCGGTCACCGGGATGCAGGTGACGACCGACGCGCAGATGTACAGCATGCCTCGATACGTCGACGGCAGCGACGGGACCCGGCCGCATCTCGAAATCAGTCTCGCGGCACCGCACCGGACCGCCGAGGGGCGTTTGAACTACGGTCACTACGACGCGTTCCTTCCGAACTCGCTACTCGACGCGTGGGGAGTCACAGATCCGAAGAGCCAACTTCAGGCCTCTTTCACCGGACAGGACGTCCACAGCGACGTCACGGTCGTCAAGAGCGGTGCGTACGTGAACGTGAGCCTCCACTACTCGACCGGAACGCTCACCATCGCGAAGCGGTCGAGTTCCAGCGACGACGCGTCCGGGGCAAGTGCCTCCGTCGGGGGAATCGGCGGTACCTCGGCCGACGAGACCACTACGGAGACGACCGCCGCAGCGACCACGACTGTGAAACCGACGCCGATGGAAACGTCGACGGCGACGACCACCGGGGCGGCACCGACGACCGAAACGACCGCGACTTACACGACCGAAGCCGCGACCACCGAGACCGCTACCGCGAGCAGTGACGGTGGCGTCCCCGGTTTCGGTGCGAGCGTGACGCTCGTTTCCATCGTCGCTGGCGCACTGCTGGCGCTCCGTCGCAGCGACCGAGCCTAA
- a CDS encoding succinylglutamate desuccinylase/aspartoacylase family protein: MQLGTADSEPGELATGWLDATDLPTGAPERLPVLIAEGEEDGPTLWITAAIHGNEVTGLAVAQDVMTDDLASEIRGTVVCIPNLNPAGLRRNSRTSYYDDEDPNRYFPDPDAESSRPPSVQQLVDERVYEAFADSADALVDLHTAHVGSMPFLIRDRVLYGESEAQRASESGAAEPRDWRTESEAEDLAADLESLVEAFGMPVVNEYAAAEYTEQNLQRSTAGAALNNAGIPAFTAELGGHEVVEEDTREAGVTGVRNVMRELGVLPGDPDPDAVGPEPPVEYPVKRAVHPHTDTPGVARHRVEAGDVVAEGDPIADVCTPHGETKATVESDHDGYVIGRLHGVAVYENDPLASIAVRDDGDVVVPRDADAESGE; the protein is encoded by the coding sequence ATGCAACTCGGAACCGCGGACTCCGAACCCGGCGAACTCGCTACCGGGTGGCTCGACGCGACCGACCTGCCGACCGGCGCCCCCGAGCGCCTTCCCGTCCTAATCGCCGAAGGGGAAGAGGACGGCCCGACGCTCTGGATTACGGCGGCCATCCACGGTAACGAAGTCACCGGCCTCGCGGTCGCACAGGACGTGATGACCGACGACCTCGCGTCGGAAATCCGGGGCACCGTGGTCTGCATCCCGAATCTGAACCCCGCGGGCCTGCGCCGCAATTCCCGCACCTCCTACTACGACGACGAGGACCCCAATCGCTACTTCCCCGACCCCGACGCCGAGAGCAGTCGTCCGCCGAGCGTCCAGCAACTGGTCGACGAGCGCGTCTACGAGGCGTTCGCCGACTCGGCCGACGCGCTCGTGGACCTCCACACTGCCCACGTCGGGTCGATGCCGTTCCTGATTCGGGACCGCGTGCTGTACGGGGAGAGCGAGGCGCAACGCGCCTCGGAGAGTGGAGCGGCGGAGCCGCGAGACTGGCGGACGGAATCGGAGGCCGAGGACCTCGCCGCCGACCTCGAATCGCTCGTCGAGGCGTTCGGTATGCCGGTCGTCAACGAGTACGCCGCCGCGGAGTACACCGAGCAGAACCTCCAGCGTTCGACAGCCGGCGCGGCCCTGAACAACGCCGGAATCCCGGCGTTCACCGCTGAGTTGGGCGGCCACGAGGTCGTGGAGGAAGACACCCGCGAGGCCGGCGTCACGGGCGTCCGGAACGTCATGCGCGAACTCGGCGTGCTCCCGGGCGACCCCGACCCCGACGCGGTCGGTCCCGAACCGCCGGTCGAGTACCCCGTCAAGCGCGCGGTCCATCCTCACACCGACACGCCGGGCGTCGCGCGACACCGCGTCGAAGCGGGCGACGTGGTCGCCGAGGGCGACCCAATCGCCGACGTCTGCACGCCCCACGGCGAGACGAAGGCGACCGTCGAGTCCGACCACGACGGCTACGTCATCGGCAGGTTGCACGGAGTCGCGGTCTACGAGAACGACCCGCTGGCGAGCATAGCGGTCCGCGACGATGGCGACGTCGTGGTCCCCCGCGACGCCGACGCGGAGTCGGGCGAGTGA